Proteins co-encoded in one Ziziphus jujuba cultivar Dongzao chromosome 9, ASM3175591v1 genomic window:
- the LOC112492754 gene encoding uncharacterized protein LOC112492754 yields the protein MNAGAHFFIIFLLASALLCSAGQTPSEYENKLVVDKYPPSGPNPRQPSSATEFKENKVVIVIDKYPPSGPKPRQPPSATEFKENKVVTVIDKYPPSGPNAGQPPSFSEFNENKIVIVDKYRPSGPNPRQPPSSISEFNNINKIMTDDYPPVGPNPGHDPRIPPPPF from the exons ATGAATGCAGGAGCTCACTTTTTCATCATCTTCCTGCTTGCTTCTGCCCTCTTGTGCTCCGCTGGGCAAACACCCTCag AGTATGAAAACAAATTGGTGGTAGATAAGTATCCTCCTTCAGGTCCTAACCCACGGCAACCATCATCAGCAACCGAATTTAAGGAAAACAAGGTGGTGATTGTGATCGATAAGTATCCTCCTTCAGGTCCTAAACCACGGCAGCCACCATCAGCAACCGAATTCAAGGAAAACAAGGTGGTGACTGTGATCGATAAGTATCCGCCTTCAGGTCCAAACGCAGGGCAACCACCATCATTCTCCGAATTTAACGAAAACAAGATTGTGATAGTAGATAAGTACCGTCCTTCAGGTCCTAACCCAAGGCAACCACCATCGTCAATATCCGAATTCAACAACATCAACAAGATTATGACTGATGACTACCCTCCTGTAGGTCCTAACCCAGGCCATGATCCTCGCATTCCACCACCACCATTTTGA